The following are from one region of the Halosolutus amylolyticus genome:
- a CDS encoding RNA-guided endonuclease InsQ/TnpB family protein, with protein MWYDYRFRAYPDRTGVTAEVERHIDIHRQAYNHTRYEYQTLDTNEDNIGSAYQHQKRLTEWKTEWPVFSDVHSKALQKTVERFYDNLSNLSDKKEKGYNVGELRWKSPREYQSMTYSQSGFELKNTSGRTATLWLSKIGDIPVRYHRNIPDNATIKEVTLKKETTGEWYVTFGLEVDDNALPEKTDVDDLDAEDCVGIDLGITNYIYTSDGDSVDWLDLTDEYERLRREQRSLSRKEHGSNNWEKQRRKVAKVKRRIKRKVEDFQHKLTTWLVRTYDAVFVEDLNVAGMLQSTGNARNKQDAAWRGFIEMLEYKGDLYGIHIIQVNPAGTTKECAECGVETEKPLWVREHSCPSCGFEVDRDANASYNVLSRGLQELGLGQAEVTLVETATAVETDGGRSSLVPASRVIETGSLGA; from the coding sequence ATGTGGTACGACTACCGCTTCCGTGCCTATCCTGACCGAACAGGCGTGACTGCGGAAGTCGAACGCCACATCGACATCCACCGCCAAGCCTACAACCACACGCGATACGAATACCAAACCCTCGACACCAACGAGGACAACATCGGTTCGGCGTACCAACACCAGAAGCGACTCACCGAGTGGAAAACTGAGTGGCCCGTGTTCTCAGATGTCCACTCTAAGGCGTTGCAGAAGACCGTCGAACGCTTCTACGACAACCTCAGCAACCTCTCGGACAAGAAAGAGAAGGGATACAACGTCGGTGAACTTCGATGGAAGTCACCGCGAGAGTACCAGAGTATGACGTACTCGCAGTCTGGCTTCGAACTCAAAAACACGAGTGGTCGGACTGCTACGCTCTGGCTCTCCAAAATCGGTGATATCCCCGTTCGCTACCATCGCAACATCCCCGACAACGCCACCATCAAAGAAGTCACCTTGAAGAAGGAGACGACGGGTGAGTGGTACGTCACATTCGGTCTCGAAGTCGATGATAACGCGCTCCCTGAGAAAACCGACGTGGATGACTTGGATGCTGAGGATTGCGTTGGCATCGACCTCGGCATCACCAACTACATCTACACATCAGATGGCGACAGCGTGGACTGGCTCGACCTCACCGACGAATACGAACGACTGCGCCGCGAGCAACGCAGTCTCTCCCGCAAGGAACACGGTAGCAACAACTGGGAGAAACAACGACGCAAGGTTGCCAAAGTCAAGCGCAGAATCAAGCGGAAGGTCGAAGACTTCCAGCACAAACTCACGACGTGGCTCGTCAGGACGTATGACGCCGTGTTCGTGGAGGACTTGAACGTCGCGGGGATGCTTCAGTCCACGGGGAATGCGCGGAACAAGCAGGACGCCGCGTGGCGCGGGTTCATCGAGATGCTGGAGTACAAGGGCGACCTGTACGGGATTCACATCATCCAAGTGAACCCTGCGGGGACGACCAAGGAGTGCGCCGAGTGTGGTGTCGAGACGGAGAAGCCGCTGTGGGTGCGAGAACACAGTTGCCCAAGTTGTGGGTTCGAGGTGGACAGGGACGCAAATGCGTCGTACAACGTTCTTTCTCGCGGTCTTCAGGAGTTAGGTCTGGGACAGGCCGAAGTTACGCTCGTGGAGACTGCGACCGCTGTGGAAACCGACGGAGGGCGGTCTTCGTTGGTTCCTGCAAGTCGCGTCATCGAAACGGGAAGCCTCGGGGCTTGA